The sequence CCAAATCATGTACACAGGTTTCGCGTATGCGGCACTATCAGGTGTATCTGTTGGTATCGACGATATGGTTGTGCCTGATGCTAAGTACACTGAAATCGCAGCAGCTGAAGAAGAAGTTCGCGAAATTCAAGAGCAGTACCAATCTGGTCTTGTAACTGCGGGTGAGCGCTACAACAAAGTGATCGATATTTGGGCATCGACCAACGATCGCGTAGCGAAAGCGATGATGGAGAACCTATCTTCTGAAACTGTTGTTAACCGCGACGGTGACGAAGAGCAGCAAGAGTCATTCAACAGCATCTACATGATGGCGGACTCGGGCGCTCGTGGTTCTGCAGCTCAGATTCGTCAGCTTGCAGGTATGCGTGGTCTGATGGCGCGTCCAGATGGTTCAATCATCGAAACGCCGATCACAGCGAACTTTAAAGAAGGTCTAAACGTACTTCAGTACTTTATCTCAACGCACGGTGCTCGTAAGGGTCTTGCGGATACGGCACTGAAAACAGCGAACTCGGGTTACCTAACTCGTCGTCTAGTAGACGTTGCTCAAGACGTTGTTGTAACTGAACATGACTGTGGCACTCATGAGGGTGTTGACATGATGCCTCATATCGAGGGTGGTGATGTTAAAGTTGCACTAACAGAGCTAGCTCTTGGTCGTGTTGTTGCTGAAGACGTTCTAAAACCTGGTACTGAAGATGTTCTTATTCCACGTAACACCCTGATCGATGAGAAGTGGTGTCAAATCATGGAAGAGAACTCAGTAGACAGCATGCGTGTACGTTCTGTTGTAACGTGTGATTCTGACTTCGGTTGTTGTGCACAGTGTTACGGTCGTGACCTAGCACGTGGTCACCTAGTGAACCAAGGTGAAGCAGTAGGCGTTATCGCTGCTCAGTCTATCGGTGAGCCGGGTACACAGCTTACGATGCGTACGTTCCACATCGGTGGTGCGGCATCAACAGCAGCAGCTGAGAACAGCATCCAAGCGAAGAACAACGGTTCTGTTAAACTGAACAACGCTAAGTTTGTAACGAACAAAGATGGCAAGCTAGTTATCACTTCTCGTGCGTCTGAAATGACCATCATCGATGAGTTTGGTCGTACGAAAGAGAAACACAAACTGCCATACGGCTCGCTACTAAGCAAAGGCGATAACGACGCAGTTGAAGCTGGTGAAACAGTTGCTAACTGGGAAGCGCACACAATGCCAATCATCACTGAAGTGGCAGGTCGCATCCAGTTCGTAGATATGATCGATGGTGTAACAGTTTCTCGCCAAACAGATGACCTAACGGGTCTATCTTCAAGTGAAGTGACTGATGCAGCTGCTCGTCCAGCGGCAGGTAAAGATATGCGTCCAGCTATCAAACTTGTTGATGAGCAAGGTAACGACGTAATGATCCCTGGTACTGATATGCCAGCTCACTACTTCCTACCTGGTAAAGCGATCGTGAACATCGAAGACGGCGCAGAAGTAGGTGTGGGTGATACACTTGCACGTATTCCTCAGAAGTCTGGCGGTAACCGAGACATCACCGGTGGTCTTCCACGAGTTGCTGACCTATTCGAAGCACGTAAGCCGAAAGAGCCTGCGATTCTTGCTGAGCACACAGGTACTGTGAGCTTTGGTAAAGAAACGAAAGGTAAGCGTCGTCTAGTTATCACTCGCGATGGCGGTGAGAACTACGAAGAGATGATTCCTAAGCATCGTCAGCTTAACGTATTCGAAGGCGAGAAAGTTGAACGTGGTGACGTGATCGCAGATGGTCCTGAGTCTCCACATGACATTCTACGTCTACGTGGCGTACACGCTGTGACGCAATACATCGCGAACGAAGTTCAAGAAGTATACCGTCTGCAAGGCGTTAAGATTAACGATAAGCACATCGAAACTATCGTTCGTCAAATGCTACGTAAGTGTACTATTACTCACGCTGGTGATTCAGAGTTCCTAGCGGGCGAGCAAGTAGAATACGCGAACGTTAAGATTGCTAACCGTCTACTAGAAGCAGAAGGCAAAGAGCCAGCACGCTTCGAACGTGAACTACTAGGTATCACTAAGGCGTCTCTAGCTACTGAATCGTTCATCTCTGCGGCATCGTTCCAGGAGACAACTCGCGTACTAACAGAAGCAGCTGTTTCTGGTAAGCGTGATGAGCTACGTGGTCTGAAAGAGAACGTAATTGTTGGTCGTCTAATCCCAGCAGGTACAGGTTTCGCATACCACCAAGAGCGTCAAGCTAAGCGTGTTGAAGAGCAAGAAGGCCCTTCAGCTGAGCAAGCGACTGACAATCTTGCAGCACTTCTTAATGCTGGATTTTCTTCAGAAGATTAATCCTTCCAGAGAGTAATCGTAGAAATGATAAAAGGCACCTTCGGGTGCCTTTTTTATTATGAGGGCAAAATATGAGAGTCGTTAGAGCTAAGTGGGCCTAAGTTATTTCGGTTACTTCAGGCGCTGAAAATGCAGCACTACACAGACGTTATAGTGAAAAAGAGTCGTATTGAGCGCTAAACGGATTTAATAAACGCGATTAAACGTCTCTATGTTTTTATATACCTGGGCTTATACACCTAGGTTTATGCACCAGGTGGTACCGCAAGGCTATTTGCAATTAGTTGGATCAATCCATCTTCTACTTCAAAACGCGCTTCGATGATTTCACCTATTACCGATAGGTCTTCATCGAATGTATCAAGATCGTCATCTTCAGCGACATCTGCGTAGCGGTCTGTGAAGTTGAGTAGCGGTTCTGTCGTTAGAACAATTTGTGCGTATGTTTGATTAATTTCGTCGGTTGCTTCAAAACCAGTTGCATGCCATTTATCTATGACCATGTCGTAGATTTTAAAATGCCCTTCAGAGATATAATCAACAAGATGCTGACAAAAAACTTGAAGTTCTTGTGGTGTAGGAAGAGTAGATAGAGATTCTTTCGCAGTTGAAGGTCTTAACGCTGCGAGTTTGCAATATTCGACAATGAGCGATTGTCTGGTTTCTAACCAATGATCGATGACTTCGCTAGAGCCACCCCACTGTTCTTGAGTTTGTTTGAATTTATTTAGCATGACCATGCCCTCATGATCGGATCACAACTCCGGTGATCGTTATGCCTTGCGTCAGCAAAGCTCTTCTAGAGGTACAACCTCTTGTCCTTACTAGAATTTATAGCCAGAAAATTGCCTTACTACAAACTCTGGTATGAAATTAGATTGCCAGTAAAATGGATGAACTGCAAGCAAAGAGGAAGGGTAATGTTAAAGAATAGTGACACAAACCGTACGGAAGATGCTTATTGGTGTGTCGTGTCAGGAAGCGATATCTGGTTGGTGGATCATCAGTTACCTTGTGGTGTGGCACAGCAATATTCTCTACCAGAAGAGAAGGCGATTTTCATTGGTGAATATGAAAAGAGACCTGTTTACTGGTTGAATGCCGTCGACGTTGAACACGACCTTGCTTTGGTTTCATTGAGAGAGTGTCTGATGTTTCCCGAGGCCTTATTCTTACTCATGAGCAAAGCGGTACAGTTTGGCCACATGACCCAATCGATGCGTTTTTGCCCGATATGTGGTGGTCGCAATCATCTCAATCACAACCAACTGGCAATGCAATGTGGAGATTGCCGCACGCTCCATTATCCAAGAATTTTCCCGTGTATCATTGTTGCGGTGCGTAAAGGGAAAGAAATTCTGTTGGCCCAGCATCCAAGACACAGAAACGGAATGTACACAGTGATCGCTGGCTTTTTAGAAGTTGGGGAAACATTAGAGCAATGTGTGGCGCGCGAAGTAAAAGAAGAAACGGGTATTGAGGTGAAAAATATTCAGTATTTTGGCAGCCAACCTTGGGCTTTTCCTTCCAGTATGATGATGGGCTTTTTAGCGGAATATGAATCGGGCTTATTGAAGCCAGATTACAGTGAGTTAGCTGACGCCAAATGGTTTGCCGCTAATGAGATCCCTCCCGTAGCGCCAGTGGGCACTATTGCGCGTGCTTTGATTGAAGAAACACTGGCCAGTATTGAAGCTTAGGCTACTGAACTATAGATAAAAAAGATAAAAAAAACCCTCCGAGAGGGAGGGGGTAAGTAAGATGTCGTTATGAGATGCTGAACACTTAAGTGCTCAGTTTTATAATTGTAGTTTTCGCTAGCAAGCAAATTTTTAACATCGTTACTCATTGGGTGCAAATTAAGCACTGATTTTATAGTTAATAAGTTGATCTAGGTTGCAAAGCACACAGCTTTTGAAAGGAAAACGATGTTAGAATAGCGGCCACTAAAAGTGAGTCTTAAGAATCGGAAGAACGGAATGACTGAATTAAAAAATGATCGTTACCTGCGTGCGTTGTTGAAAGAGCCTGTCGATTACACTCCTGTATGGATGATGCGTCAGGCAGGTCGATACCTACCAGAATATCGTGAAACTCGTGCACAAGCAGGGGACTTTATGTCACTTTGCCGTAATGCAGAGTTGGCTTCTGAAGTAACATTGCAGCCATTACGTCGTTTCCCATTAGATGCAGCGATTCTTTTCTCTGACATCCTTACCATTCCAGATGCAATGGGGCTTGGTCTTCGTTTTTCAGCCGGTGAAGGTCCAGTTTTTGACAAGCCAATCACCTGTAAAGCGGACGTTGATAAAATCGGTTTGCCAGACCCTGAAGGCGAACTGCAATATGTGATGAATGCAGTACGTCAGATTCGTAAAGATCTAAACGGTGACGTGCCACTGATCGGTTTCTCAGGTAGCCCATGGACACTTGCTACATACATGGTTGAAGGTGGTAGCTCGAAAGCGTTCACTAAGATCAAGAAGATGATGTACGCAGAACCACAAACGTTACATCTACTACTTGATAAGCTTGCTGATAGCGTGATTGAGTACCTCAATGCGCAGATCAAAGCAGGTGCACAATCTGTGATGGTATTTGACACTTGGGGTGGCGTATTGACTCCGCGTGACTACAACCTGTTCTCGCTACAATACATGCACAAAATCGTTGATGGTCTGATTCGTGAAAACGAAGGTCGTCGTGTACCAGTGACGCTATTCACTAAGAACGGTGGCATGTGGTTAGAGCAAATCGCGGCTACTGGCTGTGATGCGGTTGGTCTTGACTGGACTATCAATATCGCTGACGCGAAAGCACGCATCGGTGATAAAGTGGCGCTACAAGGCAACATGGATCCATCAATGCTGTACGCTCAGCCTGAGCGTATCCGTGAAGAGGTGGCAACCATTCTTGAAGGCTTTGGTGAAGGGAATACAGGACATGTCTTTAACCTTGGCCACGGTATTCACTTGGATGTTCCGCCAGAAAATGCCGGTGTATTTGTAGATGCGGTACATGAATTGTCTAAGCCGTACCACAAGTAATCAAATAAACTAATGAAAGCGCCTGATATGACCAGGCGCTTTTTTGTTTCGGGTTACACTAGCCGCTATACTGACAAAGAGTTATGGAAGAGGGTATGGAAAACGAATGAAGACACGCGACAGAATAGTGCTTGCTGCTCTAGATCTTTTTAATCAACATGGTGAGCGTAATATCACGACCAATCATATCGCGGCACACATTGATATTAGTCCGGGAAACCTTTATTACCATTTCCGCAATAAGCAGGAGATTGTTCGAGAGATTTTCTCCCTGTATTCCAACGAGCTATTGGAACGTTTCACACCCGTTCAAGGTCAGCAAGAAAGTTTAGTATTGCTAAAACACTATTTAGATTCCATTTTTACCTTGATGTGGAAATATCGTTTTTTCTATTCCAATCTGCCAGAAATACTCCAGCGAGATGATCATCTGCACGAAGACTACATCCAAGTTCAAGAAAAGCTACAGGCAAACCTGATTAATATCATGCGCGCGTTTGTTAAGCTTGAATTGCTGGATGTAAAAGAAGATGAGCTGAAGTCACTTGTCACGACTTTACATTTGATTGCTTCAAGTTGGCTCGGGTATCAGGCGGCTATGTCACAAAAAGCGCAAGTTACAGAGCAAGTCATTCATCGAGGAATGCTTCAAATGATAGCGGTCGTCAAACCTAAAGCAACCGAGCAAGGGTTGGAGCAATTACAACTTCTCGAAGATGGCGTTAAAGCAATTCATGCTTAGTCATAACTAATTAAAAATTGTTTGTCGATATCTAACCCATTAAAGTACATAGAGTTATTTTAATGGGTTTTCTTTATGCACTACGACGTTTTTAACGGTGATGCTGACGGCATTATCGCTCTACTCCAACTACGTCTGGCTGAGCCAAAAGACTCTACGTTAGTCACTGGCGTCAAACGAGACATTCAATTACTGGAAAAACTCAAGCTTCACGCTGGGGATACCATCACTGCTTTAGACATCTCAATGGAAAAGAACATGGGTGGTCTGAAAGTGGCTTTAGAATCTGGTGTGAGCGTCTTTTATGCCGATCATCACAAAGCCGGTGATGTGCCAACGAGTGATCTGCTTGATGCACATATCGATTTAGATGCCAATACGTGTACAGCGCTTATTATTGATCAGCTATTAAATGGACGATTCCACCATTGGGCAATTACCGCAGCCTATGGAGATAATCTTATTGCCAAAGCAGATGAATTAGCCGATCAAGCTGGCTTGACTTCAGAGCAGAAATCTCAGCTTAAAGAGCTTGGTACTTTGATTAATTATAATGGGTACGGGGCACATATTACTGATCTCCACTTCGACCCAGCGACACTGTTTAATGAGCTTTTGGCCTATGATGATCCCTTTGCTGTGATAGCGGATAAATCGTCACCATACCATGTATTAAAGATGGCCTATCAGGAAGATATGGCTAAAGCGCTTGCGGTTAATGCAAAGTATCAAAGTCGATATTTAGGTGTCTTTGAGCTACCGGATGAAGCGTATTCGCGCCGAATTAGTGGTGTTTACGGAAATTTACTTGCCAATCAGTCACCGGATTCCGCACACGCTGTCCTCACGGAAAATACAGATGGGACATATACGGTATCTTTACGGGCACCTTTAAGTAATAAGCAAGGAGCTGGGGATATTTGTTCTCAGTTTGCAACAGGTGGTGGAAGGGCCGCTGCCGCAGGAATTAATGCACTCGATAAATCGGAATTGGATACACTCATTAACTCGATTGAAAGTTACTACCGATAGTGAAGCTGAACGGTCATGGATTACAGATGTTTAAAGCCTCTGTAATCTGAGTGGAGATATGGCAGATATAGAGTGTACTAACGTGTTAACCAATGGGTCGGGTTTTGAGTTTTACTGTTACGACGAATCTCAAAGTACAGCGATGGTCTAGATTGCCCGCCAGTGTCACCCGCAAGCGCGATGGTTTCGCTCGCTTTGACTTTATCGCCTTCTTTCTTTAGTAGGCTTTGGTTAAATCCATAAAGCGTCATATCGCCTTTACCGTGATCAAGTAAGACAACTAGCCCGTAGCCTCGTAGGTAATCCGCAAATACGACCGTACCGGAATAGACTGCTTTAACGGGTTGGCCGTAATTGGCGTTAATCACCATGCCTTTCCAGCTAAGTTGGCCAGTTTGGCGAGAGCCATAGCTGTGAATAACACTGCCCTTTAGTGGCCAAGGCAACTTACCTTTACGCTTTGCAATGCCATCCATCAGAACTGCATTACGCTTGGCTGCTTTAGCAATCTCAGCTTTCAGTCGCGTCTCATTTCGCTGTAATTCAGATAGGTACACACTATCGTTAGAGATGCTCTTCTTGATGGTGCTAACTGTATTCTTACGCTCAGACTGCGCTTTTGTTAGTTGATTACGTTGTTCCGTTTGTGATTCAAGCAGCTGTGAAATTTGTGCTTTTTCGGCGTTAAGTTGTGAACGGCTATCTGCCAACTCTTTGGCTGTACTTTCTAATTCCTTGATGGTTTGCGCCCGTTGCTTGGCCAAATGTTGGAAGTACTGACTGATACGATCTTCTTCAACACCTTGATTCAGGATGTTAGAGGCGTCTTTCGAACGCTGGGTAACATAGTAGGTTTGAAGCAGTTCAGACAACTTGTCGCTTTGCGCTTTTTTCTCTTTCTCTAAGTGAGAGACTTTATTTTCTAGAGCTGCGATATTGCTGTTGGTTTTACTTAGCGACGTCTTGGTCTCTTTAATCTCTTTTTCTAAACGAACAATACCCACTTCCTGCTCTTTTAGGTTCTTTTGTAGAGAGTCCAGCTGTTTTTTCTGCGAGTTTAGAGATTTCTTTTGACGAGATATTTCACTAGATACGCCCTTTAGTTCAGATTGAGACGCAGACCATGCGGGAAAGGTCAGCGTAGTTGCAACAGCTAAAACAAGTGCAGATAACTTAGAGGTAGCCCACAGTTGTGCGCGTTGTCGTGTTGCCATTCGCGAATTCAATCCTGAAGTTTTGAGGGGAAGCCAGTATACCCAAACACTTTCGTAAGAAGAAAGGGGAATATTGAAACTTGTTGAATGAGATAATACAAAAGCCCGAACTCAGGTCCGGGCTTTGATTCATCTTCACTTTGTGAATGACTTAAACGAGCACGTCACCAGTCATCTCTGCTGGGATTTCTAAACCAGATAGAGTCAGCATGGTTGGTGCTAGGTCAGACAGTTTGCCGCCTTCTTTGAACTTAACGGCTTTATCGCCTACGTAAATGAGCGGCACTGGTAGACTTGTGTGAGCGGTATGAGTACCGCCAGTGACAGGGTCAACCATCATTTCTGCGTTACCGTGGTCTGCGGTGATCAGCATTTGACCGCCCACTTCTTTAATCGCTTCAACCACTTTACCTACGCTTGCATCAAGCGCTTCAATTGCTTGCTCTGCTGCTTCGTAAACGCCAGTGTGGCCAACCATGTCAGCATTCGGGTAGTTACAAATGATCGTGTCGTACTTACCAGACTTGATTGCTGCAACCATTTTCTCAGTCAGTTCTTCTGAGCTCATTTCTGGTTGTAGGTCGTAAGTGGCTACTTTTGGTGAGGCAACAAGTTGACGCTCTTCACCATCAAACTCTGTTTCAACACCACCGTTGAAGAAGAACGTAACGTGCGCGTATTTCTCTGTTTCAGAGATACGTAGCTGAGTTTGACCTTGCTTAGATAACCACTCACCGTACGTGTTCTCTAGTGATGCTGGTGGGAAAGCAGTAGATAGTGGAATATCGGCTGCGTATTGAGTCAGCATAACAAAGTTAACCGCTGGGAATGCTGCGCGTTCAAAACCGTTGAAACCAGGAACGAATGCACGTGTGATTTGACGAGCACGGTCAGCACGGTAGTTCATGAAGATCACCGCATCGCCGTCTGCCATTGCTGCATCTTCTTGACCTTCAGTTTTGATCGCTGTTGCTTTTACGAATTCGTCGTTTTCTTCACGAGCGTAAGCCGCCTCGAGACCAGCAACTGCAGAGTCGTAAGTAAATTCTGCTTTACCTTGAGTTAATAGATCGTAAGCAACTTGAACACGTTCCCAGTTGTTGTCACGATCCATTGCGTAGTAACGGCCAACCAGCGATGCGATACGACCTTTACCTAGTTTTGCGAATAGCTCATCAAAACGTTTTAGTGAGTTTTCTGCGCTACGTGGTGGAGTGTCACGGCCGTCTAGGAAGCAGTGTAGGTAGATTTTTTCTGCGCCACGTGCTGCTGCCATTTCAACTGCAGCGTAGATGTGGTCTTCGTGAGAGTGGACGCCACCTGGAGACATCAGACCCATAAGGTGTACCGCTTTGCCTGCTTTTACTGCAGAGTCGATAGCGTCAACAAGTGCAGGCGTTTCCGCGAACTCACCGTCAGCGATAGACTTAGTGA is a genomic window of Vibrio japonicus containing:
- the rsd gene encoding sigma D regulator, whose amino-acid sequence is MVMLNKFKQTQEQWGGSSEVIDHWLETRQSLIVEYCKLAALRPSTAKESLSTLPTPQELQVFCQHLVDYISEGHFKIYDMVIDKWHATGFEATDEINQTYAQIVLTTEPLLNFTDRYADVAEDDDLDTFDEDLSVIGEIIEARFEVEDGLIQLIANSLAVPPGA
- the rpoC gene encoding DNA-directed RNA polymerase subunit beta' — encoded protein: MKDLLNFLKAQHKTEEFDAIKIGLSSPDMIRSWSFGEVKKPETINYRTFKPERDGLFCARIFGPVKDYECLCGKYKRLKHRGVICEKCGVEVTQTKVRRDRMGHIELASPVAHIWFLKSLPSRIGLLMDIPLRDIERVLYFEMYVVTEPGMTDLEKSQMLTEEEYLDRLEEWGDEFTAKMGAEAIKDLLGAMDLPAEIEEMREELQSTNSETKRKKITKRLKLVEAFVQSGNNPEWMILTVLPVLPPDLRPLVPLDGGRFATSDLNDLYRRVINRNNRLKRLLELAAPDIIVRNEKRMLQESVDALLDNGRRGRAITGSNKRPLKSLADMIKGKQGRFRQNLLGKRVDYSGRSVITVGPYLRLHQCGLPKKMALELFKPFIYSKLETRGLATTIKAAKKMVEREEAVVWDILDEVIREHPVLLNRAPTLHRLGIQAFEPVLIEGKAIQLHPLVCAAYNADFDGDQMAVHVPLTLEAQLEARTLMMSTNNILSPASGDPIIVPSQDVVLGLYYMTRDKINVKGEGMYLAGPEEAEKAYRTKSAELHARVKVRITETVKDEDGNSTTTTGMVDTTIGRAMLWQIVPAGLPFSLVNQKLGKKQISNLLNEAYRKLGLKDTVIFADQIMYTGFAYAALSGVSVGIDDMVVPDAKYTEIAAAEEEVREIQEQYQSGLVTAGERYNKVIDIWASTNDRVAKAMMENLSSETVVNRDGDEEQQESFNSIYMMADSGARGSAAQIRQLAGMRGLMARPDGSIIETPITANFKEGLNVLQYFISTHGARKGLADTALKTANSGYLTRRLVDVAQDVVVTEHDCGTHEGVDMMPHIEGGDVKVALTELALGRVVAEDVLKPGTEDVLIPRNTLIDEKWCQIMEENSVDSMRVRSVVTCDSDFGCCAQCYGRDLARGHLVNQGEAVGVIAAQSIGEPGTQLTMRTFHIGGAASTAAAENSIQAKNNGSVKLNNAKFVTNKDGKLVITSRASEMTIIDEFGRTKEKHKLPYGSLLSKGDNDAVEAGETVANWEAHTMPIITEVAGRIQFVDMIDGVTVSRQTDDLTGLSSSEVTDAAARPAAGKDMRPAIKLVDEQGNDVMIPGTDMPAHYFLPGKAIVNIEDGAEVGVGDTLARIPQKSGGNRDITGGLPRVADLFEARKPKEPAILAEHTGTVSFGKETKGKRRLVITRDGGENYEEMIPKHRQLNVFEGEKVERGDVIADGPESPHDILRLRGVHAVTQYIANEVQEVYRLQGVKINDKHIETIVRQMLRKCTITHAGDSEFLAGEQVEYANVKIANRLLEAEGKEPARFERELLGITKASLATESFISAASFQETTRVLTEAAVSGKRDELRGLKENVIVGRLIPAGTGFAYHQERQAKRVEEQEGPSAEQATDNLAALLNAGFSSED
- a CDS encoding DHHA1 domain-containing protein, giving the protein MHYDVFNGDADGIIALLQLRLAEPKDSTLVTGVKRDIQLLEKLKLHAGDTITALDISMEKNMGGLKVALESGVSVFYADHHKAGDVPTSDLLDAHIDLDANTCTALIIDQLLNGRFHHWAITAAYGDNLIAKADELADQAGLTSEQKSQLKELGTLINYNGYGAHITDLHFDPATLFNELLAYDDPFAVIADKSSPYHVLKMAYQEDMAKALAVNAKYQSRYLGVFELPDEAYSRRISGVYGNLLANQSPDSAHAVLTENTDGTYTVSLRAPLSNKQGAGDICSQFATGGGRAAAAGINALDKSELDTLINSIESYYR
- a CDS encoding TetR/AcrR family transcriptional regulator; the encoded protein is MKTRDRIVLAALDLFNQHGERNITTNHIAAHIDISPGNLYYHFRNKQEIVREIFSLYSNELLERFTPVQGQQESLVLLKHYLDSIFTLMWKYRFFYSNLPEILQRDDHLHEDYIQVQEKLQANLINIMRAFVKLELLDVKEDELKSLVTTLHLIASSWLGYQAAMSQKAQVTEQVIHRGMLQMIAVVKPKATEQGLEQLQLLEDGVKAIHA
- the hemE gene encoding uroporphyrinogen decarboxylase, which produces MTELKNDRYLRALLKEPVDYTPVWMMRQAGRYLPEYRETRAQAGDFMSLCRNAELASEVTLQPLRRFPLDAAILFSDILTIPDAMGLGLRFSAGEGPVFDKPITCKADVDKIGLPDPEGELQYVMNAVRQIRKDLNGDVPLIGFSGSPWTLATYMVEGGSSKAFTKIKKMMYAEPQTLHLLLDKLADSVIEYLNAQIKAGAQSVMVFDTWGGVLTPRDYNLFSLQYMHKIVDGLIRENEGRRVPVTLFTKNGGMWLEQIAATGCDAVGLDWTINIADAKARIGDKVALQGNMDPSMLYAQPERIREEVATILEGFGEGNTGHVFNLGHGIHLDVPPENAGVFVDAVHELSKPYHK
- the nudC gene encoding NAD(+) diphosphatase produces the protein MLKNSDTNRTEDAYWCVVSGSDIWLVDHQLPCGVAQQYSLPEEKAIFIGEYEKRPVYWLNAVDVEHDLALVSLRECLMFPEALFLLMSKAVQFGHMTQSMRFCPICGGRNHLNHNQLAMQCGDCRTLHYPRIFPCIIVAVRKGKEILLAQHPRHRNGMYTVIAGFLEVGETLEQCVAREVKEETGIEVKNIQYFGSQPWAFPSSMMMGFLAEYESGLLKPDYSELADAKWFAANEIPPVAPVGTIARALIEETLASIEA
- the gpmM gene encoding 2,3-bisphosphoglycerate-independent phosphoglycerate mutase, with protein sequence MSAKKPLALVILDGYGHREDTASNAIANAKTPVMDALLANNPNTLISASGMDVGLPDGQMGNSEVGHTNIGAGRVVYQDLTRITKSIADGEFAETPALVDAIDSAVKAGKAVHLMGLMSPGGVHSHEDHIYAAVEMAAARGAEKIYLHCFLDGRDTPPRSAENSLKRFDELFAKLGKGRIASLVGRYYAMDRDNNWERVQVAYDLLTQGKAEFTYDSAVAGLEAAYAREENDEFVKATAIKTEGQEDAAMADGDAVIFMNYRADRARQITRAFVPGFNGFERAAFPAVNFVMLTQYAADIPLSTAFPPASLENTYGEWLSKQGQTQLRISETEKYAHVTFFFNGGVETEFDGEERQLVASPKVATYDLQPEMSSEELTEKMVAAIKSGKYDTIICNYPNADMVGHTGVYEAAEQAIEALDASVGKVVEAIKEVGGQMLITADHGNAEMMVDPVTGGTHTAHTSLPVPLIYVGDKAVKFKEGGKLSDLAPTMLTLSGLEIPAEMTGDVLV
- a CDS encoding murein hydrolase activator EnvC family protein: MATRQRAQLWATSKLSALVLAVATTLTFPAWSASQSELKGVSSEISRQKKSLNSQKKQLDSLQKNLKEQEVGIVRLEKEIKETKTSLSKTNSNIAALENKVSHLEKEKKAQSDKLSELLQTYYVTQRSKDASNILNQGVEEDRISQYFQHLAKQRAQTIKELESTAKELADSRSQLNAEKAQISQLLESQTEQRNQLTKAQSERKNTVSTIKKSISNDSVYLSELQRNETRLKAEIAKAAKRNAVLMDGIAKRKGKLPWPLKGSVIHSYGSRQTGQLSWKGMVINANYGQPVKAVYSGTVVFADYLRGYGLVVLLDHGKGDMTLYGFNQSLLKKEGDKVKASETIALAGDTGGQSRPSLYFEIRRNSKTQNPTHWLTR